A part of Curtobacterium sp. MCLR17_036 genomic DNA contains:
- a CDS encoding MFS transporter, translating into MGDDVTTLGRVPGFRSYWSAATVSSFGSAVSAVAVPVLVVRVLDASPFEVGLVNAAQFLPYAVFGLVVGVFVDRFRRKPLLVWASVGRGVSLAAIPVLWSVGLLDLWVTAAVLFVFGILSVVGFAATQSLLPRIVPAPLLLTANARVDQSEAAAQTAGPALGGVLVSVVTAPVAIALDAVSYFVDAVLVARVPVVEQERTRDAGTSEQERTRGGGTNEQERTRDGGTRLWSDIVDGLRWTYGHPTLAPLALSTHLWFLANAAGLTVFAIVALRTLALPAAVYGAVVAVSGVAMLVGASAAPRLGARFGAGRTIIGARAAYPVAWAAITLVTVGIGGAAPPATVVVLFVAFAVHGVAAGCENANEMSLRQTVTPDALLGRMNGTMRSANRTLAAAGAVGGGALLTVAGHGVALLAVTLVSAGAVVVAVCSPLRTETER; encoded by the coding sequence ATGGGCGACGACGTGACCACGCTGGGTCGGGTGCCCGGGTTCCGCTCGTACTGGTCTGCTGCGACCGTCTCGTCGTTCGGGTCAGCGGTGAGCGCGGTGGCGGTCCCGGTCCTCGTGGTGCGGGTGCTGGACGCCAGTCCGTTCGAGGTGGGGCTGGTGAACGCTGCCCAGTTCCTGCCGTACGCCGTGTTCGGCCTCGTGGTCGGCGTCTTCGTCGACCGCTTCCGGCGGAAGCCGCTCCTGGTCTGGGCGAGTGTCGGTCGCGGCGTGAGCCTGGCGGCGATCCCGGTGCTCTGGTCGGTCGGGCTGTTGGACCTCTGGGTGACGGCAGCGGTGTTGTTCGTGTTCGGCATCCTGTCCGTCGTCGGCTTCGCCGCGACCCAGTCGCTCCTGCCCCGGATCGTGCCCGCTCCGCTCCTCTTGACTGCGAACGCGCGGGTGGACCAGAGCGAGGCGGCGGCCCAGACGGCGGGCCCGGCGCTCGGAGGGGTCCTGGTCAGCGTCGTGACGGCGCCGGTGGCGATCGCGCTCGACGCGGTGAGCTACTTCGTCGACGCCGTCCTCGTCGCCCGGGTCCCCGTCGTCGAGCAGGAGCGGACCCGCGACGCGGGAACGAGCGAGCAGGAGCGGACCCGCGGCGGGGGAACGAACGAGCAGGAGCGGACCCGCGACGGGGGAACGAGACTCTGGAGCGACATCGTCGACGGCCTGCGTTGGACGTACGGCCATCCGACGCTCGCTCCGCTGGCGCTGTCCACGCACCTCTGGTTCCTCGCCAACGCCGCCGGGCTGACGGTGTTCGCGATCGTCGCGCTCCGGACGCTCGCGCTCCCAGCGGCGGTGTACGGGGCCGTCGTCGCCGTCAGCGGGGTGGCGATGCTCGTCGGTGCCAGCGCCGCGCCGCGCCTCGGAGCACGCTTCGGTGCCGGTCGGACGATCATCGGCGCTCGGGCCGCGTACCCGGTCGCCTGGGCGGCGATCACGCTCGTGACCGTCGGGATCGGTGGCGCAGCACCGCCGGCGACGGTGGTGGTCCTCTTCGTCGCGTTCGCCGTGCACGGCGTCGCCGCGGGCTGTGAGAACGCGAACGAGATGAGCCTGCGCCAGACGGTCACCCCTGACGCGCTCCTCGGGCGGATGAACGGCACGATGCGCAGCGCGAACCGGACGCTCGCGGCCGCGGGAGCGGTGGGCGGAGGGGCACTCCTGACCGTCGCTGGACACGGCGTGGCCCTGCTCGCGGTGACCCTCGTGTCCGCCGGAGCCGTCGTGGTGGCCGTGTGCTCGCCACTGCGGACGGAGACGGAGCGGTAG
- a CDS encoding AAA family ATPase: MSIVILTGMPGAGKSTVGRPVAAALPRAARLAADELDGMIVSGAVWPLGQPAAEADRQVQLGHRNLGALAENFTDAGFDVVVDCVVPDRAHLGRLVACLPPRPTELVVLAPGPATCRARNASREPVERFDFDGYDELDRTMRAGFGDQGWWLDTAALTAEATAAMIVARLDRGRGAAE; encoded by the coding sequence GTGTCGATCGTGATCCTGACCGGGATGCCCGGAGCCGGCAAGTCCACCGTGGGCCGTCCCGTCGCGGCCGCGCTCCCCCGGGCCGCACGGTTGGCCGCCGACGAGCTCGACGGGATGATCGTCTCCGGGGCCGTGTGGCCGCTCGGACAGCCCGCTGCCGAAGCGGACCGGCAGGTGCAGCTCGGCCACCGCAACCTCGGAGCCCTCGCCGAGAACTTCACGGACGCCGGGTTCGACGTCGTCGTCGACTGCGTCGTCCCGGACCGCGCGCACCTCGGCAGGCTCGTCGCGTGCCTGCCGCCCCGGCCAACCGAGCTCGTCGTCCTCGCCCCGGGCCCGGCGACGTGCCGAGCTCGGAACGCGAGCCGGGAACCGGTCGAGCGCTTCGACTTCGACGGGTACGACGAGCTGGACCGGACGATGCGAGCCGGGTTCGGCGACCAGGGGTGGTGGCTCGACACCGCTGCCCTGACCGCCGAGGCGACCGCGGCGATGATCGTCGCGAGGCTCGACCGGGGACGCGGCGCGGCAGAGTGA
- a CDS encoding AraC family transcriptional regulator, with translation MTVTEPDVRHVVETSGSDLDAARAMFESAYGASGFLPERTARQFGYRFRAVGDATLTFDAKRFDARMVGEVDATSHYFVTWVSDGGGVMDVGRDEVVLAPGRPVVFPSERAFRFDLENVRQNVVQFDRRTLEKVAAELHGVEPAPIVFDHALAPDREAVRTWNTELREAAAVVLGPAPVTPLAMAAAARRTAFALLRTFPHVTLASKAPVPPTAKGRVRRAVEYMHANADTPISTTDVAEYVGLSVRGLQQGFQRQVGQSPNAVLRGIRFDRVRAELQYSSVGETTIAAVAREWGFAHAGRFSAAYARRFGELPSETLRR, from the coding sequence ATGACCGTCACCGAACCGGACGTCCGCCACGTCGTCGAGACGTCGGGCAGCGACCTCGACGCGGCTCGCGCGATGTTCGAGTCGGCGTACGGTGCGTCGGGCTTCCTGCCTGAGCGGACGGCGCGGCAGTTCGGGTACCGGTTCCGCGCGGTCGGCGACGCGACGCTGACGTTCGACGCGAAGCGCTTCGACGCCCGGATGGTCGGCGAGGTCGACGCGACGAGCCACTACTTCGTGACCTGGGTAAGCGACGGTGGCGGCGTGATGGACGTCGGCCGTGACGAGGTCGTGCTCGCTCCCGGTCGTCCGGTGGTGTTCCCGAGCGAGCGGGCGTTCCGCTTCGACCTCGAGAACGTGCGGCAGAACGTGGTGCAGTTCGACCGGCGGACGCTCGAGAAGGTCGCCGCCGAGCTGCACGGGGTCGAGCCGGCACCGATCGTGTTCGACCACGCGCTCGCCCCCGACCGCGAGGCCGTGCGCACCTGGAACACGGAACTCCGCGAAGCGGCCGCGGTGGTCCTCGGGCCCGCGCCGGTGACGCCCCTGGCGATGGCTGCGGCAGCGCGTCGGACGGCCTTCGCGCTGCTCCGCACGTTCCCGCACGTGACGCTCGCATCGAAGGCGCCGGTGCCGCCCACGGCGAAGGGCCGGGTGCGGCGGGCCGTCGAGTACATGCACGCCAACGCCGACACCCCGATCTCGACGACCGACGTCGCCGAGTACGTCGGCCTCAGCGTCCGCGGGTTGCAGCAGGGGTTCCAGCGACAGGTCGGCCAATCGCCGAACGCGGTCCTGCGGGGCATCCGGTTCGACCGCGTCCGCGCGGAGCTGCAGTACTCCTCGGTGGGCGAGACGACGATCGCCGCGGTCGCCCGCGAGTGGGGCTTCGCGCACGCCGGCCGCTTCTCCGCCGCGTACGCGCGGCGGTTCGGCGAGTTGCCGAGCGAGACGCTCCGTCGCTGA
- a CDS encoding GrpB family protein — translation MPSRDEILRFDEPPVPAGASPWVVEPTPTAIEVVEYDATWPDMAERIADRIRAALGTRAVRIEHVGSTAVPGLPAKPVIDLDLTVADPGAEDGWLPRLQDAGFVLTVREPWWHEHRLVRGVHPVGADASDGRGVATNVHVFGPDSPELVKHVVFRDWLRTDAADRERYAAAKRAAAHGTAQRVMDYNARKEAVVRAIYDRAFRAAGFLD, via the coding sequence GTGCCGAGCCGTGACGAGATCCTGCGCTTCGACGAACCCCCGGTGCCCGCCGGGGCGAGCCCGTGGGTGGTCGAGCCGACGCCCACCGCCATCGAGGTGGTGGAGTACGACGCGACCTGGCCGGACATGGCCGAGCGGATCGCCGACCGGATCCGCGCGGCGCTGGGCACGCGAGCGGTCCGCATCGAGCACGTCGGGTCGACGGCCGTGCCGGGCCTGCCCGCCAAACCGGTGATCGACCTCGACCTCACGGTCGCCGACCCCGGGGCCGAGGACGGCTGGCTCCCCCGGTTGCAGGACGCCGGCTTCGTGCTGACGGTCCGGGAACCGTGGTGGCACGAGCACCGTCTGGTGCGCGGCGTCCACCCCGTCGGCGCGGACGCGTCCGACGGCCGGGGCGTCGCCACCAACGTGCACGTCTTCGGCCCGGACAGCCCCGAACTCGTCAAGCACGTCGTGTTCCGCGACTGGCTGCGCACGGACGCCGCCGACCGGGAACGGTACGCGGCGGCCAAGCGTGCCGCCGCGCACGGGACCGCGCAGCGCGTCATGGACTACAACGCCCGGAAGGAAGCGGTGGTCCGGGCGATCTACGACCGGGCGTTCCGCGCGGCGGGCTTCCTCGACTGA
- a CDS encoding phosphoribosyltransferase family protein — protein MIDDEAVDRGRAVVLDQFRWIDGAADTWTMLGSGAGLAAIVGALAASAGAASPDVVVGIESRGFVLAPAVALALGVGFAPVRKDGAVFPGLLVARRTEVDYRGNRRTLSARRDLFAPGQRVVLVDDWIETGSQASAVARLVEECGAEVVLVVVVVDETDPATRAGLPPITSLVRAAEL, from the coding sequence GTGATCGACGACGAGGCGGTGGACCGTGGGCGTGCGGTCGTGCTCGACCAGTTCCGGTGGATCGACGGGGCGGCCGACACGTGGACGATGCTGGGCTCGGGAGCGGGGCTCGCGGCGATCGTCGGAGCGCTCGCCGCGTCGGCGGGTGCGGCTTCCCCGGACGTCGTCGTCGGCATCGAGTCGCGGGGCTTCGTGCTCGCTCCCGCCGTCGCACTGGCGCTCGGCGTCGGGTTCGCCCCGGTCCGCAAGGACGGCGCGGTGTTCCCCGGTCTGCTCGTCGCGCGGCGCACCGAGGTCGACTACCGCGGCAACCGCCGGACGCTCTCGGCGCGGCGGGACCTGTTCGCTCCGGGGCAACGGGTCGTGCTGGTCGACGACTGGATCGAGACGGGGAGCCAGGCGTCCGCCGTCGCCCGCCTGGTCGAGGAGTGCGGGGCCGAGGTGGTCCTGGTGGTCGTGGTCGTCGACGAGACGGATCCAGCGACGCGCGCGGGCCTGCCGCCGATCACGAGCCTCGTGCGTGCTGCCGAACTGTGA